A stretch of Chloroflexota bacterium DNA encodes these proteins:
- the trmFO gene encoding FADH(2)-oxidizing methylenetetrahydrofolate--tRNA-(uracil(54)-C(5))-methyltransferase TrmFO → MYERIVVIGGGLAGSEAAWQAAQRGVPVILYEMRPVAMTPAHRTDRLAELVCSNSLGSNLPDRAPGMLKAELRRLGSLILSCADANAVPAGGALAVDREAFAECVTQRIASHPLIELRREEITAIPASGIVVVATGPLTADALAADIARLSGQEHLYFYDAMAPIVTLESINMDRAFRASRYGRGEEDYINCPMTAEEYYAFVDALLAAETIPLRDFEREDARFFEACLPVEVIARRGRDALAFGPLKPVGLTDPHTGRRPYAVVQLRQDNLAGTLYNLVGFQTNLKYGEQKRVFSMIPGLEHAEFVRYGQMHRNTFINGPALLRPTMQFRGRDTLFFGGQITGTEGYVGSTASGLVAGINAARLAQGLEPLVFPPTTMIGALCHYVSSAGEVNFQPMKPNFGLLPPLEGRVRGKRQRYAGYVARGMRDLEMFLREAGGAFDHCTVLR, encoded by the coding sequence GTGTACGAACGGATTGTGGTCATCGGTGGGGGTCTGGCGGGCAGCGAGGCAGCCTGGCAGGCGGCGCAGCGCGGTGTGCCAGTGATTCTCTACGAGATGCGCCCGGTGGCTATGACCCCGGCGCACCGCACAGACCGATTGGCCGAATTGGTATGCTCCAATTCATTGGGCTCAAACCTCCCCGACCGCGCGCCGGGAATGCTCAAGGCGGAACTGCGAAGGCTGGGCTCGCTCATCCTTTCTTGTGCCGACGCCAACGCTGTCCCTGCTGGCGGCGCGCTGGCTGTGGACCGCGAAGCCTTCGCGGAGTGCGTGACCCAGCGAATTGCCTCCCATCCGCTCATCGAATTGCGCCGCGAAGAGATCACGGCTATTCCTGCCAGCGGCATTGTGGTCGTCGCCACAGGCCCTCTCACTGCCGATGCCCTGGCTGCTGATATTGCCCGGCTGTCTGGCCAGGAACACCTCTATTTCTACGATGCAATGGCTCCCATCGTCACTTTGGAATCTATCAACATGGATCGCGCCTTCCGCGCCAGCCGGTACGGGCGGGGGGAAGAGGATTACATCAACTGCCCTATGACCGCTGAGGAGTACTACGCCTTTGTGGATGCACTCCTCGCTGCCGAGACCATCCCTTTGCGCGACTTCGAACGCGAGGACGCGCGCTTCTTCGAGGCTTGTTTGCCCGTAGAGGTGATCGCCCGACGCGGCCGCGACGCTCTGGCCTTCGGCCCGCTCAAGCCCGTCGGCTTGACCGACCCCCACACTGGTCGCCGCCCCTACGCGGTGGTCCAACTGCGGCAGGATAACCTGGCCGGGACGCTGTACAACCTGGTGGGCTTTCAGACCAACTTGAAGTACGGCGAGCAGAAGCGAGTGTTCTCTATGATCCCAGGACTCGAACATGCAGAATTCGTGCGCTACGGGCAAATGCACCGCAACACGTTCATCAATGGCCCCGCTCTCCTGCGGCCGACCATGCAATTTCGGGGCCGCGACACGTTATTCTTCGGGGGGCAGATCACAGGCACCGAGGGTTATGTGGGCTCGACGGCCAGCGGGCTTGTCGCTGGCATCAACGCGGCGCGGCTGGCACAAGGGCTGGAACCGCTCGTTTTCCCGCCCACGACGATGATCGGCGCGCTATGTCACTATGTGTCTTCGGCAGGAGAAGTGAACTTCCAACCTATGAAGCCCAACTTCGGCCTTCTGCCGCCATTGGAGGGCCGAGTGCGGGGTAAGCGGCAGCGGTACGCTGGCTACGTGGCGCGAGGCATGAGGGACTTGGAGATGTTTCTGAGAGAAGCGGGTGGTGCATTTGACCACTGCACTGTTCTGCGTTAG
- a CDS encoding M28 family peptidase has product MRYLWVALLSLLLAVASCGPMSNAESGEFDGQRAYQDILAQCEFGPRPPGSLALQETGNYIIASLTKVGWEVETQEFELRGVPLRNIIARKGTGPVVILGAHYDTRPYADNDAVNKNQSILGANDGASGVAVLLELARVLDIEKTRYQVWLAFFDAEDSGNLNGWPWSVGATHMAETLTVPVEFVVVVDMVGDADQQICREQYSDVALQDRIFRIAADLGYEQYFISKCMLGVIDDHWPFLMKGIPAVDLIDFQYPYWHASQDTADKVSPDSLERVGRTLEVLLEENEK; this is encoded by the coding sequence ATGCGATATTTATGGGTGGCGCTGCTCTCATTGCTGCTGGCTGTGGCCTCCTGTGGGCCGATGAGCAACGCGGAGAGCGGCGAATTCGATGGTCAGCGTGCTTACCAAGATATACTGGCTCAGTGTGAATTTGGCCCGCGTCCGCCAGGCTCGCTGGCCCTGCAGGAGACTGGCAATTACATCATTGCCTCGCTCACCAAGGTAGGCTGGGAGGTCGAAACCCAGGAGTTCGAGTTACGGGGCGTGCCATTGCGAAACATCATCGCCAGGAAGGGCACTGGTCCCGTGGTGATCCTGGGAGCGCACTATGATACCCGCCCCTACGCCGACAACGACGCGGTAAACAAAAACCAATCCATCTTGGGCGCGAACGATGGTGCCAGTGGAGTGGCCGTTTTACTGGAACTCGCCCGCGTGCTGGACATAGAAAAGACCCGCTACCAAGTGTGGCTGGCTTTCTTCGATGCCGAGGACAGCGGCAATCTTAACGGCTGGCCCTGGTCTGTCGGCGCGACACACATGGCGGAGACTTTGACTGTGCCCGTCGAGTTCGTGGTCGTGGTGGATATGGTCGGCGACGCCGACCAGCAGATCTGTCGTGAACAGTACTCCGATGTAGCGCTGCAGGATCGCATTTTCAGAATCGCCGCCGATTTGGGTTATGAGCAGTATTTCATTTCCAAGTGTATGCTGGGCGTCATTGACGATCACTGGCCTTTCTTGATGAAGGGCATCCCCGCTGTGGATCTGATTGACTTCCAGTATCCATACTGGCACGCGAGTCAAGATACGGCTGACAAGGTGAGCCCAGATAGCCTTGAGCGCGTGGGCCGGACATTGGAGGTCCTGTTAGAAGAAAATGAAAAGTAA